GGTCTGGAGCGGTTCGTGCCGGTCTGAATGTTTAGTCTGCTGATGTCAGGCTTTGGGATCCAGCCGTGCTGCTAAAAGCACCGAGCTGGGTCGGACTGTGAGCTGGAGGTGTCAGCGACCCACAGACGGTTGGTGTAGGGTTGCTGGGATGCTGCTGGGTGGTACTGGGGCAAAAAATAGCCTTCTACGGCCATCCCTGGGGTTTGAGGCTGTGATTGGCTGTGGCCCCGGACCCTCCCCCTCCTCTTGAGCTGGGGAGATTTGTTGGACAGGTGCAAACGCCCTGACAGGTGGAGATGTCTTGAATGAGTGGAATTGCTGTGGTCCAGCGATGTGGCCGCTTGCTGGCGAGCGAAGCGCAAAGACCAAGCAGAAAGATAAGTCAAGCTGCGTAGCTCAATGTCACTTTAGATCAGCTTTTCCCCTGAATTTAACTcacaaaaacacagacaaaACACACTGGAAGTGTCTTATTCTGACATGGGAAACTCTTAAACCTAAAATCAAACATTCATCTTCTGCTATGAGTATTAATAATAGTGTTGTTTTGCTTAACAAGCACCACAAATGACAGCAGAGTGATCACTGTACAGTTTTATTCCATTTTAAGTCAAAATTTGCTCAAACTAGACTCTCAGAGGCTTCAGATGAAAGGATTAAGCTCTTCAGAGGAATCAAAGGCTCATGTTTCACAAGCAGGAAAAGCTTGATTTGTTTTCAAATGTAGCCCTCGTGTGGTCAAACAGGAAAATGCTCCATATTCTTGAAGCGATATTCAGGGTTGTTGAATAAGCTCAGCATGCTAACAGCATCTGTGGCATGTTGTCGTttatatttatctatctatctgtatgtatgtatgtatgtatgtatgtatgtatgtatgtatgtatgtatgtatgtatgtatgtatgtatgtatgtatgtatgtatgtatgtatgtatgtatgtatgtatgtatgtatgtatgtatgtatgtatgtatgtatgtatgtatgtatgtatgtatgtatgtatgtatgtatgtatgtacgtACGTACGTACGTACGTACgtacgtacacacacacacacacacacacacacacacacacactggtgggtagattacttacaaattgAAGTCTGCTACTGATTCCAAATTACATGATAAAAATTGTAATTAGTAATGTAATCCACCACGTCACATTTAAGGTAATATAGtctgactactttttgattacttttagattacttttttatcacactgatttgaataggataatcttggacaatattgatataaaaattaaaaagagaaagaaaatatattccatTCTTTGTTATCAACAACATAAAGTGCATTAATGATTAGATTACATCAGGGTTTCGCAGACTGGGGTTCGTGAGTTTAATGAGAAGCTATTAAGTAGTTAAATCATacaaaagtaaaattaaaataaataattttaaaattttaaaaataacattttatttgtttacctgTCATGTGACCTTTAACCGACATCAGAaaacaatgaaattaatttaatttattattatttttattattggcttaattttttttaacttattaacttaaaatctcaGGGGTAACTTCATGTAAATATATTATGACAGAGGGtcagctgacaaaaaaaaaaaagtcgagaatTGTTAGAATAACATCAgtaatcatgtaatcaataaaaaaagtaactgtagtctgattagtctgatattttaaaatgtaatgtaatctaattacaagtacttaaTTTTTGGAATTGGATTATGTAATTTTACATGTATTCAGTTACTACCCAgcactgcatatatatatatatataaaatattaaaaaaatacacacacacacacacacacactttatacTTCACATTTTGACTGTATACAGTCTATAGAGTTTAAtcatttttgtgtatttgtttcAGACTCTGAGGAAGAAGGGTCTAAACGGCTGTGACAGTCCTGATATTGATGCTGAAGATTCAGGACACAGTCCAGAATCTGAGGACAAATATCGCAAAATCAACGAGGACATTGACCTGATGATCAGCAGGCAGAGACTGTGTGTAAGTGCAGAACTGGTGGCCGACCAATTTGGAATcttaaaatacagaaaaatattagatattagATAATTCACTTTGACGCAGTACATTTTTCACCGTTGTGAATGTAAAAATTTTACAAGATTGAAtgattttcatttgattttggTTTATAGGCCATCCCCCAGTCTAATTACGACATGCCCATCTCAATCCCTGTGAGCAACCCCAACAGCCTGATCTACAGCCACCCAGGAGCATCCCTGGGGAACCCCAACCTGCTGCCGCTGGCCCACCCCTCCCTCCAGAGGAACAGCATGTCCCCTGGAGTGACCCACCGGCCCCCGAGTGCAGGCAACACAGGTACCGACCCCTCACCGGGCTCTCCACTTTGCCGGGGACTCCGGACCGGAGTACAGTTtcaaataatgttcatttacACACTTTCCTGACATCATTAGAGAGCAGCTCTGCTGAGGACCACCAACAGCTCCACTGAGGCTATGAAAACACGCCTCGCATGTATTCAAACACCGCATACAGATCATTACATACGCTCAAATATTTCTTTCAGCCATACTCAGCTGTGCCGTGCCGGGCCTATAATATAAACACTGTGTACTCAGCAGAACTCCTGAGGTTGTCCCAGAGccgaaaaaaaaagtgtctgtCTCAATGGGAGTTTTTGGCTGCTTGTAAAGGAACTCCCGGTTTTCAACAGGGCAAATAAAGATGACCATATTTTCCTTTTAACTCCCGTTTTGCCTTTTGAAAAGTCTGCGTTTGTGGTCTAGGTTGAGAGGAAGTTTGGTCAGTTTAGGATTTATCAAAACACATTATCCGTACTCTGAGCACATGTGTatgggtgtttcttcaactgTCGCAGGGATTGATTATAATGAAAACATACAGATTTTAgactttatttttgttatatgaaTATTACCATGCCTCCATCTTTCACATAAAAGAAAGTGATTTGTTTTACCAGACCCAGACTGTAtctgaaaatgtgaaaatccttcataaaaatatttattaaagtaaaatataatgaaaaatctttgaaatgagaaaaatatttgtgtttatatttctttatttatatttgtaatatatattagtgctgtcaaatcgattaatcgtgattaatcacatctaacataaaagtttgtgtttgtgcaattaatcgcgattaatcgattgacagcactaatatatatgtctatgtttattatttctttattggttatatttatttatatttgtatatataatatatatatggtgTCAATATAAGtggtgtcaaattgattaatcttgattaattgcatctaacataaaagtatGTATATGTCTGTATGTAtgcaattaatcgtgattaatcattttgacagcactaatatatctgtatatatttgtatatttatgttgttttaaatatattttattttttacttaaaaatttgtaaactataaaactattaaaatgtaattaaatattttatttaataaattagttAAAATTGTTaaactccaagttcagaaatcaatgttaagtggtctcttattttttcccatggttatatatatatataatttttttttgactcatatatatttacattaattGAATGCTGAAATGAAACATAAATATAACTATAACATGCTTTACATGAAATATAGGgaggaaaaaatacattttattccaaaaatatatgtttataatataaacataaaatataaaaatatataaaaatatatatttacaatataatTTCTGCCACCgtcatttccaccacagacTGATTTGATGTGTGTTGGAAATGCACAAAAAACCTGTCAGAATTCTCCCGTGATGCACGTATGTGTGCCATTGGATATTGTTAGTAGACAAGTGTGACAGTGTGAAAAGTCTTAAGGAAGTTTAATTTCTAAAAGTTCACATGGCCAAAAGAAACATCCAGATATGTGTGCTTAGAATGTATATATAAGAAAAAGCGGAAGCAATGGGaagaaaaatgaacaaagtggTAGAAAAAGACAGTCTGTGGTGGCGTACGTGTGGGAAGTGTAATCCTTCTGTGGGCTTGTTATTATTGTCTAAAAAGATCTATTTTGTGCTCTGGTCAGAGTCCTTCTGACCGCAGTGTCTGTCCTGTCATTATCCTTGGCCCTCCTGGAACAATTTGCTTCGTATTACAGGAGCAAAACTAAATATGAGTCTTGGCACGGACCACGACGTCTGAAACCGCGCAGACTTTTCAAAGGTTTTTCTTGGACGGTGACATCTTCTCCATAGGGCCGAACAGGGGTTTGTGGGTTCGGATAGACTTACAGACGGGATTTTTTTTCATGCTGGCTTTCATGCGTGTATCTTAGTGAACGCTCGAATGTCGAACGGTCCGTCTGGCCGCAGGAAGGAGGCGGCAGTCAGGCGTGGCGTATGTGTTTTGAGTGTCAGTCTAGTTTAATGTCTTCTCTGTCCTATCCTCAGGTGGCCTTATGGGTCCAGACCTCAGCAGCGGAGTGGGCACCAGTGCTGGTAAGAGTGATGTACAGTATATTTACCATACGTGTATATGTTTGCCGTCTCAGTAGACAGACGGAGCCGCTCGGTTTGATTCAAAGCTTCCTTGTGCTTGGCTAGTTCCTCCCCGGATATTTACCCAGCGCACCGCTGTAGGATGTTGCGGCGAAACGTCTTAAATAGTATATTTAAAGAACCGTTTCATAAAAAACATCCTATGGCGAATTCTAATATGATGAAGCCGTCAACACCTCCGTTAGGCGAGAGGAAGCATAACATGATATATTCATAGAATGTCAAGATTTGAGTCTGTGATTCCACCACAAAAGATCTAAAAAAGCTTAAATTATGTACCGTTTGTAGTTTCAAAGTCTGTGAACGCAGTTCATTCATGAAAAAGATTATAAGCCGCTAACATTTGAGCTAACGCATGCATGAAAGAGTGTTACCGAAGCTCAAAGAAAATGGACTTTGCACATTGTCACAGTAGTGGATTTAAACTCACTGGCTGTCAACACCATCACTGCTTCGGTGCAGAGGACCCAAGCGGACCGTAATGAAATGCAACTGTTGAAAACGTGTATGACAGGACGACAACATGATCAACATCTAAGAGTGATTATAAACCTTCTGAGAAAGTGTCCAAAAGTAAACTTTTGGAAAGATGGCTGCTGCTCtacatttgacatttttttccccccaatcATTTTTTCCATAGTTCTGTGGCGTTATTGTGACAGATGGCAACAATTTAGTGACAGCGTCTTCAAAAAGACCACAGAACTAATATTGTAGCTGACTTCTTAGAGGGCATGTGGAAACATAAAATATCTATGAAAagataaaatataatgaaaacaaCCACAGATACGATAAAATGTGACAACTGTGACAGCAGTCAGATTCACCAAGTCATTTTAAGTTCAATTGCCAAATTTTTCCTGACCTCTTCAAACAAGAAGTAGTTctttttgacaattttttttaaggttttttttcttctttttttgccaAGTAGGGAAAAGTAACTTGGATATGTAAAGGATAATCCACAGTTAGCTGtgcattaaatgattttaatgcaTGCCATCCGACGTGAAGCGGATTGACAAGTTAAAGCTGTCATTGATGTTTGACTGGAAATGATGGTTATTTTCATCAGCTATGAATCgttaaggcccattcacaccaagaacaataactataaagataatgttatagttctaaaaatccttctaaatataaaagaatagcagaatCACCACAGCTGTAATGATAATTATATAGATAAATGATATTtttgggatcactttcagaattatttttttccagctgttgaacGGCCAATCGgaatccattctaatttaagggcttgcccatttaaaatggcagatgacTTTGCGGAGAAGTTAATCACCGAGCtccagaaaaagccaccacTGTTTGACTAGTCAATTCCCGTTTTCAACgatactttaaagaaaactgatatatatatatatatatatatatatatatatatatatatatatatatatatatatatatatatatatatatatatatatatatatggaaaacaatcgtTCATGCCCTCAGAATAAGTGGGGAGAAGTATTAACGATGAGATCATTATGCCAGACTAGCAaacagtgtaaaataaaattacctcaggtatccagtgctagtttttattccactatattgactttgtcagctaaattcactgttagattagatcgattacactagctattcactcgaaacatagcatgctgaggacatctgctggttaaagccgtgtaaatgcaacaacaacagcaaaaacatgttgaaaCCGCAGCGcaagcttagaataaacagagcGTTATCATTCGTTAGTGTGGATGCAAATatttcttggtgtgaacgggcctttagaTCTATAGCATTCTGTCCACTTTAAATCAGACACAGAGATAAAATAGTGCAATAaggttacattttatttgatttgaattataACATTTAGCctattgagagagagagagatgtgtgtGAATTACCTGCATCCGTGCAGCGTCTCTCTACCAGCAGTGAAGCTGTGAGTTGAATTACTTCAAAGACACTCCTATATTACTCCTTGCTGAGTATTATAAGCGATTCAGTAGCGAAGCTGCGGAACAGCGTTGACAACAACTCTCTCCTGAATGATTCTCTCTTTGTGTGCAGCGTAATCTCCAATCTCTATGTGCGAATGACGCGCGTGTGTGTTTAAACGATAGCAGCGCATTTATATAGAATGGTGATTAAACTGACTGGAACTACCTGTGCATTAAACGGCTTTATTGAACAccttccagccaatcagaatcaagtattcagaCAGACCATGGTATAACTTGTCAGTGCTGGCAAATTGCCATTGTATGAAAACATAAcagatatacatatatacatttaattaaatctcCAGTAATATATCTATCATTAGTGTACACATGCTTACTCAGACTCGTGTACCTAAATGAAAATTAGTATAAAAGAAACAATCGCATAATCAGGATTATTTTTAATGATGCTTTTGATTAGATTTAAAGATATAACAACACAGAAATTGAATcttcaaaaatacaattataaaaaatatatatattaaatgtatattttataattatgattataaaacattgtattattagtattattaaatgtaaatgtaaattattattattaaataatccggaaaatgtataaacacaataaatgtttaaaattattataattataattaataataactaGTAGTAGtactagtagtagtagtagtagtagcagtattaattattactataattattattgttattattattattattattaataaattatccAGAAAATTACTAAACAATAcagaaaagtgtttatctgttaTTTCAACCAAATATGCTGTGAAATTTACATTTAAGTGGTTTAATTATCAGTTATGCAAATGTGGGGACACAGTCATAATTTATTGACGTTTAAAGCTTtattatgttaaaaataatgttttttttcttctattgtttaatatatgaaaaaagAAATCCAATACATTTCCATCAATCTCCATTAGTGTTTCGATAATATttctatattgtatttataaaagTGAAATTGCTCTGACATGTTTAGCAGTGGTTGCTGTTGTCAGGTCCACTATAGTATTGTGAACGTGTGCTGTACGGTCACTGGTGTTAGATTGACGCGTCCTCTTTGACTGTCCCACAGGAAACGGGTATGGGAACCACCGCAACTCCCCTGGTTTGCTGGTCTCTCCGGGGAGCATGAGCAAGAACATGCAGGCCAAGTCTCCTCCACCCATGAGCATGAGCATGAGCAGCCGCAAGCCCGACCTACGCGTCCTGATCCCTCCCGGCTCAAAGAACACCATGCCCTCCATCGTAAGTTTACACATTAAAATATCATCACTGGCCGTCAAGTCCAGCTGCGATTAGTTTGGGATTTAAATCCACGTGCCCTTTAATGCTAAACATACCAGCATTGCCCATATAAAACCAATTCAGACCATCAAATATATGCTATAGAGAAGTTTCTTCACTTTTACTAGAACTAATTAGAACTGTATTCTTTTAACTGCTCACCAGTCGGAGGATGTTGACATGTTGCTGGTAAGTAATATCATTGCACATTTGCAGTAAAACATGATTAACCATTGAACAGAGTAGCCTATACAGACAAACAAGTTTTGTGTCAAATGCACACTGACACAACACAGTCTCATTCCTCTGTTGCCAAGGGGACTGCTTTAGTGGTTCCCATAGCAACAGTGAACAGTGATGGCTGGATGTTAGATGATTGCAGGGTGGAGGGTAATTACCCGTTATTGGTCACATGATCTATTAAGCGGAGCAGATATGACACCACCTGCACATTTACTGTTTGTCCTGCGCAACTGAATCATATTTCTTTCCCACAGAACCAGAGAATAAACAACTCCCAGTCCGCCCAGTCTCTGAGCACACCAGTGGTTTCTGTAGCCACGCCCACTCTGCCAGGCCAGGGAATGGGCGGCTACCCATCAGCCATCTCTACCTCATACGGTACAGGTGAGTGCTGTTGAAAACaatcaatatataatataatataatataatataatataatataatataatataatataatataatataatataatataatataatataatataatataatataatatactgtCAAATTCATGTTAACCTTTTCAGTTCAACATttgtaaacaatataaacaactcaattaacttttttttatttgtaaataatgtttaatttatgcatttattagcagatgcttttattcaatattatattatatattttctgctgtaaaatcgattaatcgcatctaacataaaagtttgttaatatatatgtgtgtgtgtgtgtatatatatatatatatatatatatatatatatattatatcatatatacTTACAGACGCACATATAGAAACTTCTGTTTGATGCGATTAATTGATTTTacagcactttattttatattatattatatgctttcttatgctcaccaaatctgtatttatttcataatacagaaatattgtgaaattatgtatatatacataattatatatatatatatatatatatatatatatatatatatatatatatatatatatatatatatatatatatatatatatatacataattatatatatataaacatttgtgagcatttatttgaaataaaaatcttttgaaaacattatacatgtctttactgtcacttgcaatttaattcatcctttctgaataaaattaatttctttaaaaaaatcctactaaccccaaatttttttttgaaaaatagtgtatatttaaattatttttaatattgtaattgaatttattattatgtatatttagatttttttactaCCATCTGTTTTTCATAATTCATTATTTATGTAGGCACCTTTATGGTTTATTTATCTGAAGTGTATTTATTACACCACCAGGTGGCGTCATTGACTCAATATTCTTTCAGCATCTTCTTGTTACAGTAACACAGGAGGAGATTCAGTACAGTCCATATGCAGTGTGTTAAATAGAGATCTTTCTCTCCCCTTCTAGAATATTCTCTCAGCAGTGGAGACCTGTCCTCTCTGTCCGGATTTAACAGCTCGGCTTCTCTTCATCTGGGTTCAATGACCGGCTGGCAGCAAAACATGCAGCATTCTGGTCTAGGACATCTAGGGTGAGCATCTTCACCCTGACCTGTGCACCCAAAACACACTGAAGAACAGCTGTAATGCTCACTATATCCACAGACAAATCACTGTGGCCATGTGCAGTGTGTCATATCATAATATACGGGCTAGAAATACAGTgggatttttaattaaaattcaacatttttaaattacaaatatgatataatataatataaattgtcagattcatgttaatttttcaCTTCAACTTTCACTCAAATTGTTTTGCTGGTAATTTgggattttatttttaatacaatgcaaaacttttaattaaaaatgtcaaacttataatataataataatgttaatgttttcAGTTCAACTTTTTACTTGAATTGTTTTCTTAGGaatcagtttttttatttttattggaatgcaaaattttaattaaaaatatcaaaatgcgttataatataatataatataaaaaaaatctttttttggtTTAGTTCAACTTTTCACTTTAATTATTTTGCTGGTAATCtgggatttatttttattaaaatgcaaaattttcaataaaaatattaaaatataatataatatacattttcaaattcatgtgtttttgttcagtTCAACTTTTCACTTGAATTACATTGCTGGGAATCTgggattttatatttattaaaatgcaaaattttcaataaaacagatcaaactataataatatataatacattctcaaatttgttaatattttcagttagaatttttgaattttcacttaaataatattatatgtcATAAATTTAACTAGATGTCTCAAATTTTTGTACACcaatttacaattttaaaagcACAGATGATTCATTAAAACCTGAGTGATAGTTTGCATTAATCTTTCAAAAATTGTGGGAAATTTATACTTTTTGCCATTGATATTCTGTCACCACCTGTATTGTGTAAACAGCAGTGTAACTAGTGTCAGTGAGCTGGCACGTTTTTCCTCAGCCTATAACCGTGTCTTTCCTCTCTGCCCACAGGAACTGCACCAGCACACAGTTATGCCAGAGCTCCACCCTCTCGCTGCCGTCCAATCAGAGCCTGCACATCAAATCTGAACCCGTCTCTCCTCCCCGAGACCGGGCGGGAGGCACTCCGGGCGGCTACGCTCAGCCTCTGCCCCCTCCTCCGCCCCAGCCGGCGTCCCAGCAGGGTCAGCTACGGCAGGACGCGGGCCGCTCCCCGGTCGACAGCCTGAGCAGCTGCGGCAGCTCGTACGAGGGCAGCGACCGCGAGGAACACCGCGCCGACTTCCACTCGCCCATGGGACTGCTGAGACCTTCTCAGGACGAGCGGCACAGCCCGTCCGTCAAGCGCATGCGTCTGTCCGAGGGCTGGGCCTCGTGATTGCGCGGCCTGGGCTGGCTTTTCTATGTGGAGATTTCACtttagtattattatatttgtttCTGCGGAGTGTGAGTGCTACATCAAGTATTaaaactgatatatatataagataaaCAGGGGAGGGAGGGTGGGCGTGTTTGTGATTTGGGGTTGGGGGCAAGGGACATGCATTGCTTGTGCCACGTGTGGggaaaaactacaaaaaaatactagtgctgtcaaaagattaatcgtgattaatcgtgattaaacacgtttaaaataaaagtttgtgtttacataatatatgtgtgtgtactttgtatatttattatgtatatataaatacacacacatgcttgtatatatttaacaaaaatatacttcatttattttactgctgtcaaacgattaatcgcgattaatcgcatccaaaataagtttgtttgcataatatatgtgtgtactgtgtgtatttattatgtgtatataaatacatatatacatttacacacttgcatgtatatatttaagaaatatttacatgtatgagtgtatgtgtatatatatatatatatatatatatatataaaatacataactgtaatatatttttgtcaaatgtatacatgcatgtatgtgtatgtatatatacataataaatatacacagtacatacatatattatgtaaacaaacttattttggatgcgattaatcgtgatttttttgacagcattaatttatatatatataaaaattggtatttatacattataaattatatatacatatacaagtaaatatttcttaaacaTATACATGTTTGTACGTATATTacgtaaacaaacttttattttggatccGATTAATCGCGATgaatcgtttgacagcactaaaaaaTACACATGCAATTTTACATacgtgtgtatgtatgtatacaaGCATACAGGATTAAAAAGAGAAGTCTGGTACTCTTGTTTGGTAAAG
The nucleotide sequence above comes from Chanodichthys erythropterus isolate Z2021 chromosome 10, ASM2448905v1, whole genome shotgun sequence. Encoded proteins:
- the mef2ca gene encoding myocyte enhancer factor 2ca isoform X1, encoding MGRKKIQIARIMDERNRQVTFTKRKFGLMKKAYELSVLCDCEIALIIFNSTNKLFQYASTDMDKVLLKYTEYNEPHESRTNSDIVETLRKKGLNGCDSPDIDAEDSGHSPESEDKYRKINEDIDLMISRQRLCAIPQSNYDMPISIPVSNPNSLIYSHPGASLGNPNLLPLAHPSLQRNSMSPGVTHRPPSAGNTGGLMGPDLSSGVGTSAGNGYGNHRNSPGLLVSPGSMSKNMQAKSPPPMSMSMSSRKPDLRVLIPPGSKNTMPSINQRINNSQSAQSLSTPVVSVATPTLPGQGMGGYPSAISTSYGTEYSLSSGDLSSLSGFNSSASLHLGSMTGWQQNMQHSGLGHLGNCTSTQLCQSSTLSLPSNQSLHIKSEPVSPPRDRAGGTPGGYAQPLPPPPPQPASQQGQLRQDAGRSPVDSLSSCGSSYEGSDREEHRADFHSPMGLLRPSQDERHSPSVKRMRLSEGWAS
- the mef2ca gene encoding myocyte enhancer factor 2ca isoform X2, which gives rise to MGRKKIQIARIMDERNRQVTFTKRKFGLMKKAYELSVLCDCEIALIIFNSTNKLFQYASTDMDKVLLKYTEYNEPHESRTNSDIVETLRKKGLNGCDSPDIDAEDSGHSPESEDKYRKINEDIDLMISRQRLCAIPQSNYDMPISIPVSNPNSLIYSHPGASLGNPNLLPLAHPSLQRNSMSPGVTHRPPSAGNTGGLMGPDLSSGVGTSAGNGYGNHRNSPGLLVSPGSMSKNMQAKSPPPMSMSMSSRKPDLRVLIPPGSKNTMPSINQRINNSQSAQSLSTPVVSVATPTLPGQGMGGYPSAISTSYEYSLSSGDLSSLSGFNSSASLHLGSMTGWQQNMQHSGLGHLGNCTSTQLCQSSTLSLPSNQSLHIKSEPVSPPRDRAGGTPGGYAQPLPPPPPQPASQQGQLRQDAGRSPVDSLSSCGSSYEGSDREEHRADFHSPMGLLRPSQDERHSPSVKRMRLSEGWAS